The following proteins come from a genomic window of Drosophila sulfurigaster albostrigata strain 15112-1811.04 chromosome X, ASM2355843v2, whole genome shotgun sequence:
- the LOC133848247 gene encoding NPC intracellular cholesterol transporter 1 homolog 1b: MLVKSERLRLLFGLWLLLLLSMTTLQPVASSCIWYGESHKIGEHAQNLAYTGEALPLNDEAAEAVFARRCPTFYKEYKGENGDEELKLCCDAQQVHTMDSGLTQADGVYSRCPTCTMNMAQTVCAMTCAQNHSLFLTAYLDLNPDGIDFVEHIDYRLEDATVQGIYNSCSGIQHPQTGRPAMDLGCGAFNAKTCTYRRWYHFMGDAENSDYVPFVINYMWSEDAEEGSDAIYLQLNTLDCGQSYEGNYACACIDCADSCPLTDAPTGYQPPWQIAGLYGITFIVALVIAVAIMVFIAWGATGHRKASNVCMPTLYGEFLYLGCRAWGTFCAKHPVLVLALCSWVIGGLAYGVVYMKVTTDPVELWASEQSQTRIEKDYFDQRFGPFYRTNQLFVKPIKTDTFTHETSDGVLTFGPAYEQSFLQEVFELQEQIMQLGMDEDAGLDKICYAPVLYPGVTPTVDDCLIQSIYGYFQNDMSKFQNYYVDNDNYTINYLNQIEDCLRVPMMEDCFSTYGGPIEPGIAVGGMPEVPVGEDPDYMLATGLVLTFLGKNQVDETLLEPNFVWEKRFIDFMKNYTSERLDIAYSAERSIQDAIVELSEGEVSTVVISYVVMFVYVAIALGRIRSCLGFLRDSRIMLAVSGIVIVLASVLCSLGFWGYIGITTTMLAIEVIPFLVLAVGVDNIFIMVHTYQRLDHNRYATIHEAIGEAIGQVGPSILQTASSEFACFAIGAISEMPAVKTFAMYAAAAIFFDFLLQITAFVALMAIDEQRYRNGRLDMLCCVRSKKSNIDSSHEVGVLEKLFKNFYAPFLLKKPVKIIVLVIFTVVTCLSLMVFPSVEPGLDQEMSMPQNSHVVKYFRYMDELLAMGAPVYWVLKPGLNYSQPEHQNYICGGVECNNDSLSVQLYTQSRYPQITSLARPASSWIDDYIDWISISDCCKYNITTGLFCPSNSKSSDCSPCEREFTEDGLRPSSDTFDKYVPFFLSDLPDAECAKAGRPSYADAVIYTLDDDGLATILDTHFMQYSTTSTTSDKFVSALREARRVQAEVNAMFAENGVETELFPYCVFFIFYEQYLTIWDDALVSLGLSLAAIFAVTLLLTGFDITSALIVLFMVICILINMGGMMWAWSITLNAISLVNLVVCVGIGVEFVAHIVRSFKQAQGRAQQRALHSLTVTGSSVLSGITLTKFAGIVVLAFSKSQVFQVFYFRMYLGIVLIGAAHGLILLPVLLSLLGPFDNLTKQQRRHSNESQ, encoded by the exons ATGTTAGTGAAGAGTGAAAGACTCCGGTTGCTGTTTGGcctttggctgttgttgctgttgtcgatgACAACATTGCAACCGGTTGCCAGCAGCTGCATTTGGTATGGCGAATCGCACAAGATCGGAGAACACGCTCAAAATTTGGCATACACCGGCGAAGCGCTGCCGCTGAACGATGAAGCCGCCGAGGCGGTGTTCGCTCGACGTTGTCCCACCTTTTACAAGGAGTACAAAGGCGAGAATGGTGACGAGGAGTTGAAACTGTGTTGCGATGCCCAACAAGTGCATACGATGGACTCGGGCTTAACGCAAGCCGATGGCGTCTATTCGCGTTGTCCCACGTGCACAATGAACATGGCTCAAACGGTTTGTGCCATGACCTGTGCCCAGAATCATTCGCTCTTCTTGACCGCCTACCTCGACCTCAATCCCGATGGCATTGACTTTGTCGAGCACATCGACTATCGGCTCGAGGACGCCACCGTCCAGGGTATCTACAACAGTTGCTCGGGCATTCAGCATCCGCAGACGGGACGTCCAGCAATGGATTTGGGCTGCGGGGCGTTCAATGCCAAGACGTGCACCTATCGGCGATGGTATCACTTTATGGGCGATGCCGAGAACAGCGACTATGTGCCCTTTGTGATCAACTACATGTGGTCCGAGGATGCTGAGGAGGGCAGCGATGCGATCTATCTCCAGCTCAATACCCTCGACTGTGGCCAGAGCTATGAGGGCAACTATGCCTGTGCCTGCATCGATTGTGCGGACTCGTGTCCACTCACGGATGCTCCGACCGGTTATCAACCGCCTTGGCAAATCGCTGGACTCTATGGCATCACATTCATCGTTGCGTTGGTCATTGCGGTCGCCATTATGGTCTTTATCGCTTGGGGTGCAACGGGACATCGCAAGGCTTCGAATGTCTGCATGCCAACGCTTTATGGCGAATTCTTGTATCTCGGGTGTCGCGCTTGGGGCACTTTTTGTGCCAAACATCCGGTGCTGGTGTTGGCCCTCTGTTCCTGGGTAATTGGTGGATTGGCTTACGGTGTCGTCTACATGAAGGTGACCACCGATCCGGTCGAGCTCTGGGCCAGCGAGCAGAGTCAGACGCGCATCGAGAAGGATTATTTCGATCAGCGTTTCGGTCCCTTCTATCGCACCAATCAGCTGTTCGTGAAGCCCATCAAAACAGATACA TTCACACATGAGACCTCCGATGGAGTGCTCACCTTTGGTCCGGCCTATGAGCAAAGTTTCCTCCAAGAAGTATTCGAGTTGCAAGAACAAATCATGCAACTGGGCATGGATGAAGATGCCGGACTGGATAAGATTTGCTATGCACCTGTTCTGTATCCGGGCGTGACGCCCACAGTCGATGATTGTTTGATACAATCGATCTACGGTTACTTCCAGAATGATATGTCCAAATTCCAGAATTACTAtgtcgacaacgacaactacaccATTAACTACCTTAATCAAATCGAGGATTGCTTGCG TGTTCCCATGATGGAGGATTGCTTCAGCACCTACGGCGGCCCCATTGAGCCGGGCATCGCTGTCGGCGGCATGCCCGAGGTGCCAGTTGGCGAGGATCCCGACTACATGCTTGCCACCGGACTCGTGCTGACATTCCTGGGCAAAAATCAGGTCGATGAGACGCTGCTCGAACCGAACTTTGTGTGGGAGAAACGTTTCATTGACTTCATGAAGAACTACACTAGCGAACGACTCGACATCGCTTATTCGGCCGAGCGATCCATACAGGATGCCATCGTCGAACTGTCGGAGGGTGAAGTCAGCACCGTTGTCATCAGCTATGTGGTGATGTTCGTCTACGTGGCCATCGCCCTGGGACGCATTCGCAGCTGTTTGGGCTTTCTTCGCGACTCGCGCATCATGTTGGCCGTGAGTGGCATCGTGATTGTGCTCGCCTCGGTGCTGTGCAGTTTGGGTTTCTGGGGTTACATCGGGATCACCACCACGATGCTGGCCATCGAGGTGATTCCGTTCCTCGTGCTCGCCGTCGGCGTGGACAACATCTTCATCATGGTGCACACGTATCAGCGTTTGGATCACAATCGCTATGCGACGATACACGAGGCAATTGGCGAGGCCATTGGCCAAGTGGGGCCATCGATATTGCAGACGGCGAGCAGCGAATTCGCCTGCTTTGCCATTGGCGCCATCTCCGAGATGCCGGCGGTGAAAACCTTTGCTATgtatgcagctgctgccatttTCTTTGACTTCCTGCTGCAGATCACCGCGTTTGTCGCTCTCATGGCCATCGATGAGCAGCGCTATCGCAATGGCCGTCTCGATATGTTGTGCTGTGTGCGCTCCAAGAAGTCCAACATTGATTCGTCGCATGAGGTTGGCGTACTCGAGAAGCTCTTCAAGAACTTCTATGCTCCATTCCTGCTCAAGAA aCCCGTCAAGATCATTGTGCTGGTGATCTTCACTGTCGTTACTTGTCTATCGCTCATGGTTTTCCCCTCCGTTGAGCCGGGTCTGGATCAGGAGATGTCCATGCCACAGAATTCGCATGTGGTCAAGTATTTCCGCTACATGGACGAACTGCTGGCCATGGGTGCCCCAGTTTATTGGGTGCTGAAGCCGGGTCTCAACTACAGTCAGCCGGAGCATCAGAATTACATTTGCGGCGGCGTCGAGTGCAACAATGATTCACTCTCCGTGCAGCTGTACACACAGTCCCGCTATCCACAAATCACGTCGCTGGCCAGACCGGCGTCCTCATGGATTGACGACTACATCGATTGGATCAGCATCTCCGACTGTTGCAAGTACAACATAACAACCGGCCTCTTCTGTCCCAGTA ATTCAAAGAGCAGCGATTGCTCACCGTGCGAACGAGAATTCACTGAAGATGGTCTGAGACCGAGCTCCGATACATTCGACAAATACGTTCCCTTCTTCCTCTCCGATCTGCCCGATGCGGAATGCGCCAAGGCGGGACGACCTTCTTATGCTGAC GCCGTCATCTACACGTTGGACGACGATGGACTGGCGACCATTCTGGACACGCACTTTATGCAATACTCGACGACATCGACGACTTCGGACAAGTTCGTCTCGGCGCTGCGAGAGGCGCGACGCGTGCAAGCGGAAGTGAATGCGATGTTCGCAGAGAATGGCGTCGAGACCGAACTGTTTCCCTATTGCGTGTTCTTCATCTTTTACGAGCAGTATTTAACGATCTGGGACGATGCACTTGTCTCGCTCGGCCTCTCGCTGGCCGCCATCTTTGCTGTGACGCTGCTGCTAACGGGATTCGATATTACATCCGCGTTGATTGTGCTCTTCATGGTCATTTGCATACTGATCAATATGGGCGGCATGATGTGGGCATGGAGCATCACCCTCAACGCCATTTCGCTGGTCAATCTTGTCGTCTGCGTGGGCATCGGAGTTGAGTTTGTGGCGCACATTGTGCGCTCCTTTAAACAGGCTCAAGGACGTGCTCAACAACGGGCGCTTCACTCATTAACGGTGACCGGGAGCAGCGTCTTGTCGGGCATTACGTTGACCAAATTTGCGGGCATTGTGGTGTTGGCCTTCTCCAAGTCGCAAGTCTTTCAAGTCTTCTATTTCCGCATGTATCTGGGCATCGTGCTGATTGGTGCAGCGCATGGATTGATACTGTTGCCGGTGCTGCTCAGTTTGTTGGGACCATTTGATAATCTGacaaagcagcagcgacgacaCAGCAACGAATCCCAGTAG